In one Burkholderiales bacterium GJ-E10 genomic region, the following are encoded:
- a CDS encoding sensory histidine kinase QseC has protein sequence MHSSSEASPPAVPGWSLRRRLLVLTASVTAIAWLVGGTATFFVSRHISNTLFDHRLRDIAEELLTFADHEITELQEAGAGIVHVDGARTIGAHYHYQIWSPEGRLLLVSVHTGHAPFAPLHRLGFSTDLVRGVRSRIIVIVSDDGSKILEMAEPLSARSVYLVPDLPLLLIPLLFSLAVPLGFGAWMVRAATGSLDESALQLRQRSPDDLRPLPLAGLPLELTPIVAAINSLFSRIENALAVERSFTAAAAHELRTPLANIKIQAQVASLTRDEASRQRMLARLASSIDHTSHMVDQLLTMSRIDGLIALRAQAVRLQLDSVAAHVIDELRSSADRRSQTIIEEFDAADVEATEFGVAVLVRNLLDNAIRYTPVSGAIRVRTGTRDGRGFLTVEDSGPGIPEAQRQQVFERFFRLPNSGAEGCGIGLSIVRAVAEMHGAEIALAQSVLGGLQVTVEFPPVPAVASDVPAATGNPGDLPHS, from the coding sequence ATGCACAGTAGCAGCGAGGCATCCCCGCCGGCGGTGCCCGGCTGGTCCCTGCGCCGCCGGCTGCTGGTGCTGACGGCGAGCGTCACCGCCATCGCCTGGCTGGTCGGCGGGACGGCGACGTTTTTCGTCTCGCGCCACATCAGCAATACCTTGTTCGACCATCGGCTGCGCGACATCGCGGAGGAATTGCTGACGTTCGCCGATCACGAGATCACCGAACTGCAGGAGGCCGGCGCGGGGATCGTCCATGTGGACGGCGCGCGGACGATCGGCGCACACTACCACTACCAGATCTGGTCGCCGGAGGGTCGGTTGCTGCTGGTGAGTGTGCACACGGGCCATGCGCCGTTTGCACCGCTCCATCGGCTGGGGTTCTCCACCGATCTGGTGCGGGGCGTCCGCAGCCGGATCATCGTGATTGTGTCCGACGACGGCAGCAAGATTCTCGAAATGGCCGAACCGCTATCGGCGCGTTCGGTGTATCTCGTTCCCGACCTGCCGCTGTTGCTGATCCCCTTGCTGTTTTCCCTGGCTGTGCCGCTCGGGTTCGGGGCCTGGATGGTCCGCGCCGCCACCGGCAGCCTGGACGAGTCGGCGCTGCAGTTGCGCCAGCGGTCTCCCGACGACCTGCGTCCGCTCCCGCTGGCCGGCCTGCCGCTCGAACTGACGCCCATCGTCGCGGCGATCAATTCGCTGTTCTCCCGGATCGAAAATGCGCTGGCGGTCGAACGCAGCTTCACCGCTGCCGCCGCCCACGAACTTCGCACCCCCCTGGCCAACATCAAGATCCAGGCACAAGTGGCTTCGCTGACGCGCGACGAGGCCAGCCGGCAGCGCATGCTCGCCCGATTGGCGTCATCGATCGACCATACGTCTCATATGGTCGACCAGTTGCTGACGATGTCCCGGATCGATGGGCTGATCGCGTTGCGCGCCCAGGCGGTGCGGTTGCAGCTCGATTCGGTGGCGGCGCACGTCATCGACGAACTGCGTTCCTCGGCCGACCGGCGGTCGCAGACGATCATCGAGGAATTCGACGCCGCCGACGTCGAGGCGACGGAATTCGGGGTCGCGGTGCTGGTGCGCAACCTGCTCGACAACGCCATCCGCTACACGCCGGTCTCGGGAGCCATCCGCGTCCGAACCGGCACGCGCGATGGACGCGGATTCCTGACCGTCGAAGACAGCGGTCCGGGCATCCCGGAGGCGCAGCGGCAGCAGGTGTTCGAGCGCTTCTTCCGTTTGCCCAATTCCGGCGCCGAAGGCTGCGGGATCGGCCTGTCCATCGTGCGCGCGGTGGCGGAAATGCACGGCGCCGAAATTGCGCTTGCGCAGTCCGTCCTGGGTGGATTGCAGGTTACTGTCGAGTTTCCGCCCGTCCCTGCGGTCGCGTCCGATGTCCCGGCCGCAACGGGCAACCCCGGCGATCTGCCGCATTCCTGA
- a CDS encoding two component transcriptional regulator, LuxR family has product MHALRRRVLVCSGSAPLRASLCACLASQPDLEVVGSCAGSDEILRQADAQAPDVILVDLSPPGRWQAAILHRIRNGVPQGRILATTNCTADEMVRAVLRAEWDGFIAAQDPLDDLLRAVRDIPRGRKFVSSSLSAAWSADVPVGGTHRQGGVARSAGDASPWDRLTLQEGNILRLIAQGYTNRAAAAHLRVSAKTVEKHRANLMRKLGLRDATALAEFLRERGLLDSLH; this is encoded by the coding sequence ATGCATGCGTTGCGCCGTCGTGTCCTGGTCTGCTCCGGCAGCGCGCCCTTGCGCGCCAGCCTGTGCGCTTGTCTTGCCTCGCAGCCGGACCTCGAAGTGGTCGGCTCCTGCGCCGGCAGCGACGAAATCCTGCGGCAGGCGGACGCGCAGGCGCCGGATGTGATCCTGGTCGATCTTTCTCCTCCGGGACGATGGCAGGCCGCAATCCTGCATCGCATCCGCAACGGCGTGCCGCAGGGTCGGATCCTCGCGACCACGAACTGCACGGCCGACGAGATGGTCCGCGCGGTCCTGCGCGCCGAATGGGACGGCTTCATCGCGGCACAGGATCCCCTCGACGACCTGCTGCGGGCTGTGCGAGACATCCCCCGCGGCCGAAAATTCGTCTCTTCGTCGCTGTCGGCTGCGTGGTCGGCGGACGTGCCGGTCGGAGGCACCCATCGGCAGGGCGGAGTCGCGCGCTCTGCCGGCGACGCCAGCCCATGGGACCGGCTGACGCTCCAGGAGGGCAACATCCTGCGCCTCATCGCCCAGGGCTACACCAACCGCGCTGCCGCGGCGCACCTGCGGGTCAGCGCCAAAACGGTGGAGAAGCATCGTGCCAACCTGATGCGCAAGCTCGGCTTGCGCGACGCGACGGCGCTCGCGGAATTCCTGCGCGAACGAGGTCTGCTCGACTCGCTCCATTGA
- a CDS encoding putative two-component sensor histidine kinase transcription regulator protein — MDPLPTRHTDRPAPPLPDGIGALPRTAVRIDADGRIREAGATAAAMLGFQPQELQGRSLQDLAVEEWRAAADVAVARIRFGAVDQFELALRGRSGRRTLVEMTVGAGSEEGGTLVFWVERRLRLVADAEEVRRAQRATYAVLRRWDAQRRHAAATLDGEIAPVVAAAKYAAEEGLRQAQRIGSDGAAPLREAIGRLRDVLIGLRQLSEALHSRHLEDLGLADAVSAGCRAAEASAPGLQLSCEVAVPEDRIPALRNTDLIRIVEELLDNVVRHAHARHANLRLQAAPDGISLTIEDDGIGFDAPAAEAAFGASVTGGMGLGLVRARAEATGGRTTVQSQRNGGTTIRIVWPLPGGSG, encoded by the coding sequence ATGGATCCGCTCCCAACCCGGCACACCGATCGTCCGGCCCCGCCATTGCCGGACGGCATCGGTGCGCTGCCACGCACGGCGGTCCGGATCGACGCCGACGGACGCATCCGCGAAGCGGGTGCCACGGCGGCGGCCATGCTGGGATTCCAGCCGCAGGAACTGCAGGGACGGTCGTTGCAGGATCTGGCGGTGGAGGAATGGCGTGCGGCCGCGGATGTCGCGGTTGCACGCATACGCTTCGGCGCGGTGGACCAGTTCGAGCTTGCATTGCGCGGACGGAGCGGGCGCCGGACCCTGGTGGAAATGACGGTGGGCGCCGGCAGCGAGGAGGGCGGGACGCTCGTTTTCTGGGTCGAACGCCGCCTCCGCCTCGTGGCGGACGCCGAAGAAGTGCGGCGGGCGCAACGGGCCACCTATGCGGTGCTGAGACGTTGGGATGCGCAGCGCCGGCACGCGGCGGCCACCCTCGACGGCGAGATCGCGCCCGTGGTCGCGGCCGCCAAATATGCGGCGGAGGAAGGACTGCGGCAGGCGCAGCGCATCGGCTCGGACGGCGCGGCCCCCTTGCGGGAAGCCATCGGGCGCCTGCGCGACGTGCTGATCGGACTGCGGCAGCTTTCGGAAGCGCTGCATTCCCGTCATCTCGAGGATCTTGGGCTGGCCGACGCCGTGTCGGCCGGGTGCCGGGCGGCGGAAGCGTCCGCACCCGGACTCCAGTTGTCTTGCGAGGTGGCGGTCCCGGAGGATCGGATTCCGGCCTTGCGCAACACCGACCTGATCCGGATCGTGGAGGAGCTGCTGGACAACGTCGTGCGCCACGCCCATGCCCGCCACGCGAATCTGCGTCTGCAGGCGGCTCCGGATGGAATCAGCCTGACCATCGAAGACGACGGTATCGGTTTCGACGCGCCAGCCGCCGAGGCGGCGTTCGGCGCGTCGGTGACGGGAGGGATGGGTTTGGGGCTGGTTCGCGCCCGGGCCGAGGCGACCGGCGGGCGAACCACGGTGCAGTCCCAGCGCAACGGCGGCACGACCATCCGCATCGTCTGGCCGCTGCCCGGAGGAAGTGGCTGA